A stretch of the Cottoperca gobio chromosome 2, fCotGob3.1, whole genome shotgun sequence genome encodes the following:
- the LOC115019885 gene encoding uncharacterized protein LOC115019885 isoform X1 yields MRAFWMFVILLSCRLSHATKSQSIHACKSQLKTLCVPAGDNVPVPCPNVTAEDVTFNLLKDDEVIHNHTCIRDKTSQTCKSQKTRVAVELHGENISVTFMLPGVNASSYGVYRCEGIVMFPPPYKKVSSTVLILVLVEGHQCKFNKDHSKPKTGGDQKDGFLWIWILGLVLLGIYSVTVTVIAGVILVKWRRSDSQSDYMNTKPKAPRDRKKKGWVQHPIPRHF; encoded by the exons ATGAGAGCTTTCTGGATGTTCGTGATCCTCCTGAGCTGCAGGTTATCTCATGCCACTAAATCTCAGAGCATCCACGCCTGCAAAT CACAGCTGAAAACGCTCTGTGTACCTGCCGGAGACAACGTGCCCGTGCCTTGCCCAAATGTGACCGCAGAAGACGTGACCTTTAACCTTCTTAAGGACGATGAAGTGATCCACAATCACACTTGCATCCGTGACAAAACTTCACAAACCTGTAAATCTCAGAAAACCCGTGTGGCCGTGGAACTACATGGAGAAAATATATCCGTCACTTTCATGCTCCCTGGAGTGAACGCCAGTAGCTATGGGGTCTACAGATGTGAGGGCATAGTCATGTTCCCTCCTCCGTACAAAAAAGTATCAAGTACTGTGTTGATCCTGGTACTCGTAGAAG GACACCAATGCAAATTCAATAAAGACCACAGTAAGCCTAAAACGGGTGGAGATCAAAAAGATGGATTTCTCTGGATTTGGATTCTGGGGCTTGTACTTCTTGGCATTTACAGCGTAACCGTCACCGTCATTGCCGGCGTCATCTTG GTGAAGTGGAGGAGGTCGGATTCCCAGAGTGACTACATGAACACCAAACCCAAAGCACCCAGGGACCGCAAGAAGAAAGGATGGGTCCAACATCCTATTCCACGACACTTCTGA
- the LOC115019885 gene encoding uncharacterized protein LOC115019885 isoform X2 — MPLNLRASTPANLKTLCVPAGDNVPVPCPNVTAEDVTFNLLKDDEVIHNHTCIRDKTSQTCKSQKTRVAVELHGENISVTFMLPGVNASSYGVYRCEGIVMFPPPYKKVSSTVLILVLVEGHQCKFNKDHSKPKTGGDQKDGFLWIWILGLVLLGIYSVTVTVIAGVILVKWRRSDSQSDYMNTKPKAPRDRKKKGWVQHPIPRHF, encoded by the exons ATGCCACTAAATCTCAGAGCATCCACGCCTGCAAAT CTGAAAACGCTCTGTGTACCTGCCGGAGACAACGTGCCCGTGCCTTGCCCAAATGTGACCGCAGAAGACGTGACCTTTAACCTTCTTAAGGACGATGAAGTGATCCACAATCACACTTGCATCCGTGACAAAACTTCACAAACCTGTAAATCTCAGAAAACCCGTGTGGCCGTGGAACTACATGGAGAAAATATATCCGTCACTTTCATGCTCCCTGGAGTGAACGCCAGTAGCTATGGGGTCTACAGATGTGAGGGCATAGTCATGTTCCCTCCTCCGTACAAAAAAGTATCAAGTACTGTGTTGATCCTGGTACTCGTAGAAG GACACCAATGCAAATTCAATAAAGACCACAGTAAGCCTAAAACGGGTGGAGATCAAAAAGATGGATTTCTCTGGATTTGGATTCTGGGGCTTGTACTTCTTGGCATTTACAGCGTAACCGTCACCGTCATTGCCGGCGTCATCTTG GTGAAGTGGAGGAGGTCGGATTCCCAGAGTGACTACATGAACACCAAACCCAAAGCACCCAGGGACCGCAAGAAGAAAGGATGGGTCCAACATCCTATTCCACGACACTTCTGA
- the fastkd2 gene encoding FAST kinase domain-containing protein 2, mitochondrial: MSVWMSEEVMRRCLRFCSRRSPWQQRSFLTTTSTKYKSVTSQQLAHTWGLRHTQSRLDSSLVSPVRFYSQDKIHIKDLEEKEPLYSPLAESSLPAEIQSDQTASMQIQRRSPFLDELESCGSPSDVLELTCKYAITVQQVRKCLNHMWYTSKKMPREKRSYELQLMIEHPAFDSLLQKAMKWTGKMRNEDMVYCLLNMVSLGVPQRSLVIQTFLRACQEKLNDCDDKVLSILAHSLDRMEDSSNVVALKEGMRLIVEARLPGIKNLMTLQTTMRLLGKDAPMDLKQKCEAKALSMKYQFRFHNTQHMIATMAAMGFYSKPLLDVCSKSLQETMKNHLVKRNNSDGISNRLQTTLQSCKELHYVDLDLLSAILDYVSSTIDIWTKRQMIIFLSEFEKLAFCPAVLIEAFAEKVIAKPEALTLKDVLFVLKTYSSLHYDLRLQRQQFLDSLSRALEPFLPNMSEFQLLKSVHHLCLLGHFPSAPLEHLLQSSTLEKFNATEPRFLYNQERMFRMVNLCLRLECPPLPQPLTVPTSVLGDPVSSSPPANPLLSQCLQSVLEDRADTVLQEMVVVEDYYIIDGVITKPRPNQTSETEASSCAESSQRIAVILAPRSDFSYRGDGTSNPCGTLAAKLRHLKILGYNPVTVTEQELQSVSTEERRHFLRGRIFPEHHRSDTQPKVEQLES; encoded by the exons ATGTCTGTCTGGATGAGCGAGGAGGTCATGAGACGCTGCCTGCGCTTTTGCAGCCGCaggtctccatggcaacagcgCAGTTTCCTGACGACAACATCAACCAAATACAAGTCTGTCACTAGTCAGCAGTTAGCACACACTTGGGGCTTAAGGCACACCCAGTCACGCCTGGATAGTAGTCTTGTTAGTCCAGTGAGGTTTTACTCACAAGATAAGATTCACATTAAGGACTTGGAAGAGAAGGAGCCACTTTATTCTCCACTGGCAGAGTCTTCGCTGCCTGCTGAGATCCAATCTGATCAGACAGCCTCAATGCAGATACAGAGGAGGTCGCCCTTCTTGGACGAACTGGAGAGCTGTGGCTCCCCATCAGACGTGTTAGAACTCACCTGTAAATATGCAATAACAGTCCAGCAGGTCAGAAAATGCCTGAACCACATGTGGTACACGTCTAAGAAGATGCCACGTGAGAAGCGGAGCTATGAGCTGCAGCTGATGATTGAGCATCCTGCTTTTGACAGTCTACTGCAAAAGGCCATGAAGTGGACGGGTAAGATGCGCAATGAGGACATGGTTTACTGTCTCCTGAATATGGTCAGTCTTGGTGTTCCCCAGCGCAGCCTTGTGATCCAGACTTTCCTCCGAGCTTGCCAG GAAAAGCTGAATGACTGCGATGACAAGGTCCTGTCCATCTTGGCCCACAGTCTGGATCGTATGGAGGACAGCAGCAACGTCGTTGCACTTAAGGAGGGCATGAG GTTGATAGTTGAGGCCCGTCTTCCAGGGATCAAGAACTTAATGACTCTTCAGACCACGATGCGTCTGTTGGGGAAAGATGCTCCAATGGACCTCAAACAGAAATGCGAG GCAAAGGCCTTATCAATGAAATACCAGTTCAGGTTTCACAACACGCAACACATGATCGCCACTATGGCCGCTATGGGCTTCTACTCCAAACCGCTGCTGGACGTCTGCAGTAAGAGCCTTCAAg aGACTATGAAAAATCATCTCGTAAAAAGAAACAACTCGGATGGAATCTCCAACAGATTGCAAACGACCCTGCAGTCCTGCAAGGAGCTGCACTACGTAGATTTAGATCTGCTCTCTGCCATTTTGGACTACGTCTCCTCTACGATAGACATATGGACCAAACGACAG ATGATCATCTTCCTGTCTGAGTTTGAGAAGCTCGCCTTCTGTCCCGCTGTCTTAATTGAGGCATTTGCTGAAAAGGTGATTGCCAAACCAGAAGCTCTGACACTTAAGGACGTCCTCTTTGTCCTCAAGACGTACTCCTCTCTTCACTATGATCTGCGGCTCCAAAGACAACA GTTCCTGGATAGTCTGAGCCGGGCTCTGGAGCCCTTTCTGCCCAACATGTCCGAGTTTCAGTTGTTAAAGTCTGTTCACCATCTGTGTCTACTGGGCCACTTCCCCTCTGCACCGCTGGAGCATCTCCTGCAGAGCAGTACATTGGAGAAGTTTAACGCAACAG AACCCAGGTTCCTCTATAACCAGGAGCGAATGTTTCGGATGGTGAACTTGTGCCTCCGTCTCGAGTGTCCTCCGCTCCCTCAGCCCCTGACGGTCCCCACATCTGTCCTGGGAGACCCCGTCTCCAGCAGTCCACCAGCTAACCCGTTGCTCTCACAGTGCCTGCAGAGTGTGTTGGAGGACCGAGCAGACACAGTGCTGCAGGaaatggtggtggtggaggactATTACATCATAG ATGGTGTGATAACCAAACCACGGCCAAACCAAACCTCTGAGACTGAAGCGAGCAGCTGTGCAGAGAGCAGTCAAAG AATTGCAGTAATTTTGGCACCACGCTCCGATTTTTCGTACCGCGGCGATGGCACATCCAACCCCTGCGGTACTCTGGCTGCCAAGCTTCGCCATCTGAAGATCCTGGGATACAACCCTGTCACG GTAACGGAGCAGGAGCTGCAGTCTGTGTCGACGGAAGAGAGGAGGCACTTCCTCCGGGGACGGATCTTTCCAGAACACCACAGATCAGACACACAACCTAAAGTGGAGCAACTGGAATCTTAA
- the mdh1b gene encoding putative malate dehydrogenase 1B produces MAKFVLAGKTDCPHYAKAELLADSLQRSLPNFRIHKISILPQEWKEWLEATCRRNDWKHEQSPLVWRELVDQGGKGMLLGGFSDFLEHCQDYYSITSDMATDIMLRVASENLETKMNFIVEEQHRVSLIKPLHIWLSSALSPTCHFLIPNLLSAEVFPNTSTISLHLLDPEGNEERLQWLRMETENLALPLLHQVSIHTDLEQAFQEADVILLLDEWWSDDSDKEDEEEMKKKKVKGISDRYREYGRLIDTRANKEVKVIVSGDSFVNLRCSLLLDNARSIDSDQFVSVATQLENEAKAVIAKKLKVKTSDIKNVIVWGNISGSFYIDLQIAKVFNYDGAIKGPAFFSQPAKNILQERKWLETDFQDLVRRQRAAVASKSCRAAAMSLANGILAVLKAWNGICSPDEVFSMGVLCPGDYNLPDGIVLSIPVTFTDGKWSVLSDVTVGDELKERLQLFASELMQEKELGSENCTIVTNKEDTCILTTQTET; encoded by the exons ATGGCAAAATTTGTGCTCGCTG GCAAAACAGACTGCCCACATTACGCCAAAGCGGAACTATTAGCAGACAGTCTGCAGCGATCTCTACCAAACTTTAGGATCCATAAGATCTCGATTCTTCCACAAGAATGGAAG GAATGGCTGGAGGCCACCTGCAGGAGAAATGACTGGAAACACGAGCAGTCCCCTTTGGTTTGGAGGGAACTGGTGGACCAAGGGGGGAAAGGGATGCTCTTAGGGGGCTTCAGTGACTTCCTAGAGCATTGTCAg GACTACTACAGCATCACGTCAGACATGGCTACGGATATTATGCTGAGAGTTGCATCGGAGAATCTGGAAACCAAGATGAACTTTATTGTGGAGGAGCAGCATCGTGTCAGTCTCATCAAACCCCTTCACATATGGCTGAGCAG TGCTCTCAGCCCAACCTGCCACTTCCTGATCCCCAATCTGCTCTCTGCTGAGGTCTTCCCCAACACTTCCACAATCAGCCTCCACCTATTGGACCCGGAGGGGAACGAGGAGCGACTGCAGTGGCTGAGGATGGAGACGGAGAACCTGGCACTCCCTCTGCTACATCAA GTGTCCATTCACACAGATCTGGAACAGGCCTTCCAAGAGGCCGATGTCATTCTACTGCTGGATGAGTGGTGGTCTGATGACAGTGAtaaagaggatgaggaggaaatgaagaagaaaaaggtaaAGGGAATCTCAGACAGGTACAGAGAGTACGGACGCCTGATTGACACGAGGGCCAACAAGGAGGTAAAGGTGATTGTGTCTGGTGACTCCTTTGTCAACCTGAGATGCTCACTTCTTTTGGACAACGCGCGCTCCATTGACAGCGACCAATTTGTCTCTGTGGCAACTCAGCTGGAGAATGAAGCCAAGGCCGTCATTGCGAAGAAGCTGAAAGTGAAGACGTCAG AtattaaaaatgtcattgtgtgGGGAAACATCAGTGGTAGTTTCTACATTGACCTACAGATAGCGAAGGTTTTCAACTATGATGGGGCAATCAAAGGACCAGCTTTCTTTTCCCAACCAGCCAAAAACATTCTACAAGAAAG GAAATGGTTGGAAACAGACTTTCAAGACCTGGTGCGTCGTCAGCGTGCAGCTGTGGCTTCAAAGAGCTGCCGAGCAGCTGCCATGTCGCTCGCAAATGGGATCCTCGCTGTCCTAAAGGCTTGGAATGGCATTTGCAGTCCAGATGAGGTCTTCTCTATGGGTGTGCTTTGCCCAG GGGACTACAATCTCCCAGATGGCATCGTCCTCTCGATCCCAGTGACATTCACAGACGGGAAGTGGTCCGTGCTGTCTGACGTGACTGTTGGAGACGAGTTGAAGGAGAGACTTCAGCTTTTTGCGAGTGAACTCATGCAG GAAAAAGAACTTGGATCAGAAAATTGCACGATTGTTACGAACAAAGAAGACACTTGCATATTGACAACACAGACTGAAACATGA